The Nitrosomonas communis genome has a segment encoding these proteins:
- a CDS encoding lysine N(6)-hydroxylase/L-ornithine N(5)-oxygenase family protein encodes MKVYDLIGIGFGPSNIALAITLQEKKQAGYNIESFFIEKQPSFAWHANMMLNNAHMQVSFLKDLATMRNPSSHFTFINYLHQKNRLQDFINLKTFFPSRHEFNDYLSWAASHFDHCCAYGEEVIEILPEKRGEETVLLRIRSRDSEQIMHERLARNLVISIGGQPRIPDSFLSLKGDPRVFHSSSYLQEIKQFPSANRIAVVGGGQSAAEIFMDLHDRFQTTQVDLIMRARSIKPSDDSPFVNEIFNADFTDFVFNSSEQDRAEILNDFWHTNYAAPDLVLIEQIFNVLYRQKVSGSERHRFLRRHEVRQALSLQEGIQFVLHDMNTHCERTETYEAVVLATGYHRDHHKSLLAPLTPYFGDFTVDRQYRLCSTPNFKPAVFLQGACESSHGLSDTLLSVTAVRTNEIAQALMNNSNQTSVMQAKRGISTAFA; translated from the coding sequence ATGAAAGTTTACGATTTGATCGGTATTGGCTTTGGCCCATCCAATATAGCGCTTGCTATTACGCTCCAAGAAAAAAAGCAAGCTGGTTATAACATCGAGTCTTTTTTCATTGAGAAACAACCCAGTTTTGCCTGGCATGCCAACATGATGCTGAATAACGCGCATATGCAGGTTTCTTTTCTCAAGGATTTGGCTACGATGCGCAATCCTTCAAGTCATTTCACGTTTATCAATTATCTCCATCAAAAGAACCGGTTGCAGGATTTTATCAATCTCAAGACCTTTTTCCCGAGTCGCCATGAATTCAATGATTATCTGTCATGGGCAGCATCGCATTTTGACCACTGTTGCGCTTATGGCGAGGAAGTAATCGAGATATTACCGGAAAAACGTGGAGAGGAGACTGTGCTGCTGCGTATCCGTTCGCGCGATAGTGAACAAATTATGCACGAGCGATTGGCACGAAATTTGGTAATCAGTATCGGCGGTCAGCCGAGAATTCCAGATAGTTTCTTGTCACTCAAGGGTGATCCACGTGTATTTCATTCCAGTAGTTATCTGCAAGAGATTAAACAATTTCCCTCAGCCAATAGGATTGCAGTAGTGGGAGGGGGGCAAAGTGCAGCAGAAATTTTCATGGATTTGCATGATCGTTTCCAGACAACTCAGGTTGATCTGATTATGCGTGCGCGCTCGATTAAGCCATCGGATGACAGTCCATTCGTCAATGAGATTTTCAATGCTGACTTCACGGATTTTGTTTTTAATAGCTCTGAGCAAGATCGCGCTGAAATCCTTAATGACTTCTGGCATACCAACTATGCCGCGCCTGATCTGGTTTTAATTGAACAAATTTTCAATGTGCTTTACCGGCAGAAAGTGTCAGGTAGCGAGCGCCATCGTTTTCTGCGGCGACATGAAGTCAGGCAGGCGCTTTCCCTGCAAGAAGGTATTCAGTTTGTTTTACATGATATGAATACCCATTGTGAACGAACAGAAACTTATGAAGCTGTGGTGCTTGCCACGGGCTATCACCGGGATCATCACAAATCCTTGTTAGCGCCACTCACTCCCTATTTCGGAGATTTTACGGTGGACCGTCAATACCGACTATGCAGTACACCTAATTTCAAGCCAGCGGTTTTTCTGCAAGGTGCTTGTGAATCAAGCCATGGATTGAGCGATACCTTGCTCTCAGTAACAGCTGTACGAACGAACGAAATTGCTCAGGCACTCATGAATAACTCTAATCAAACAAGCGTTATGCAGGCAAAACGTGGAATTTCTACAGCATTCGCTTAA
- a CDS encoding TonB-dependent siderophore receptor: MNSIITPPEGTIKLKNVILLSAVQLALLTISLNSSAEPKQIADKAAEAKKPQSETTASSTEPDADKSNVTVLPAVTVKGKASDQINGYAAKRSMTGTKTDTPIIEIPQSISVVTRDELDMRSVQNFTEALRYTPGVTVDNFGFEGRGFENLFMRGFDALNTANFRDGLSNQGTGLFFGSYITDPYGLERIDVLRGPSSILFGRGDAGGIVNRVTKRPSADPIREIELQYGNFDRKRVAADLGFTNSDGTLMFRLVSLGLDTDTQVKFPNTGGDRAFLRRFYIAPSVTWRPTVNTTITLMGDVLNNRTNSSAFYLGDPGGRRTNVLVVDPEFVRYSTNQSSFSYQIEHHFNEMFTARQNFRHTDQDGRFNDFFPLGYNTVDQPTLQDRSAFITRERLNQTVIDTHLQTKLNTGPVHHTVLTGVDWNVTNASLKFFEGSQDGSVTPGIDILNPVYSLPIAKPDILGTHAKQKINQFGVYLQDQIRYDDNWILTLSGRYDRIHSTDNDLLSAVTTKAKQDAFTGRAGLTYRFANGIAPYVSYSQSFLPQPGFDSSNNPFDPTRGAQYEVGVKYQPVGGRSLYTLALFDLTKTNVLTRDPNDPFRSIQTGEIGSRGAELEAKAELLPDLLPGLNFIGSFTYQEVTVTKSNDIDLDKMPILVPNTMASAWLDYSFRSLGIDWLRGLGIGGGVRYVGRVYNDPENTSTTPAFTLFDATLRYDYGPWLFNINASNIFNNQYVSSNLGGNFFLGTQRTVVGTLKYRF, encoded by the coding sequence ATGAATAGCATCATAACGCCTCCCGAAGGAACAATTAAACTAAAAAACGTAATCCTATTATCAGCCGTGCAACTGGCGTTATTGACAATATCACTCAATAGTTCTGCAGAACCAAAACAAATAGCGGATAAAGCAGCAGAAGCAAAAAAACCACAGTCAGAGACTACTGCCAGCTCAACTGAGCCAGACGCGGATAAGTCGAATGTCACCGTATTACCTGCGGTGACAGTTAAAGGCAAAGCATCTGATCAGATTAATGGTTATGCTGCCAAACGCAGTATGACTGGGACCAAGACAGATACGCCGATTATTGAAATCCCGCAATCGATCTCGGTGGTTACGCGTGATGAGCTTGATATGCGCAGCGTACAGAATTTTACTGAAGCTTTACGCTATACACCGGGTGTTACCGTTGATAACTTCGGGTTTGAGGGGCGTGGCTTTGAAAATCTATTCATGCGTGGTTTCGATGCATTGAACACTGCAAATTTTCGTGATGGCTTGAGTAATCAAGGGACTGGTTTGTTTTTTGGTTCTTATATTACCGATCCCTATGGATTGGAACGAATTGATGTGCTACGCGGACCATCCTCGATATTATTTGGTCGTGGTGATGCAGGGGGGATCGTCAATCGTGTGACCAAGCGTCCCAGTGCTGATCCAATCCGGGAAATAGAGTTGCAGTATGGCAATTTTGACCGTAAACGGGTTGCTGCCGATTTAGGATTCACAAACAGTGATGGCACGTTGATGTTCCGTCTTGTAAGCTTGGGACTGGATACGGATACGCAGGTTAAATTTCCCAATACTGGCGGAGATCGCGCATTTCTTAGACGCTTTTATATTGCTCCTTCGGTGACTTGGCGGCCAACAGTAAACACGACTATCACGCTCATGGGCGATGTGCTTAACAATCGTACGAATTCATCCGCTTTTTATCTAGGAGACCCGGGTGGCAGACGTACCAATGTTCTGGTAGTAGATCCAGAATTTGTTAGATACTCGACAAATCAATCTTCTTTCAGCTATCAGATCGAGCATCACTTTAATGAGATGTTTACGGCACGACAGAATTTTCGCCATACGGATCAAGACGGGCGGTTTAATGATTTCTTTCCGCTCGGCTATAATACGGTTGATCAACCTACATTGCAGGATCGTTCGGCCTTTATTACAAGAGAACGGCTGAATCAGACAGTAATCGACACCCATTTACAGACTAAACTCAATACTGGTCCAGTCCATCATACGGTGCTTACAGGAGTAGACTGGAATGTAACCAATGCTTCACTCAAATTCTTTGAAGGAAGCCAGGATGGCTCTGTTACACCTGGCATCGACATTCTTAATCCGGTGTACTCACTACCGATTGCTAAGCCTGATATCTTGGGTACCCATGCCAAGCAGAAAATTAATCAATTTGGTGTTTATTTACAAGACCAAATTCGATACGATGACAATTGGATTCTGACCTTAAGTGGTCGTTATGACAGAATTCATTCTACTGATAACGATCTTCTGAGTGCTGTCACAACAAAAGCCAAACAGGATGCATTTACCGGCCGGGCTGGTTTAACCTATCGGTTTGCTAATGGCATTGCCCCTTATGTGAGTTATTCACAATCATTCTTACCACAACCGGGTTTTGATTCCAGCAATAATCCATTTGATCCAACGCGTGGGGCTCAATATGAAGTGGGGGTTAAATACCAGCCAGTGGGTGGCAGAAGCCTCTATACACTTGCATTATTTGATCTGACTAAAACCAATGTACTGACACGTGATCCCAATGATCCGTTTCGTAGCATACAAACAGGCGAGATCGGTTCGCGCGGCGCTGAACTGGAAGCTAAAGCAGAGCTGTTACCTGACCTGTTACCTGGCTTGAATTTTATTGGCTCATTTACCTATCAGGAAGTAACCGTTACCAAAAGCAACGATATCGACTTAGACAAAATGCCTATTTTAGTGCCTAATACCATGGCTTCGGCCTGGCTGGATTATTCTTTCAGGAGTCTGGGCATAGATTGGCTGCGGGGATTAGGGATCGGAGGAGGCGTTCGTTATGTCGGTAGAGTATACAATGATCCGGAAAATACCAGTACGACCCCGGCATTTACTTTATTCGATGCCACGCTGCGCTACGATTATGGACCTTGGCTATTTAATATTAACGCTAGCAATATTTTTAATAACCAATATGTATCGTCTAATCTTGGTGGTAATTTTTTTCTTGGAACACAACGAACCGTCGTAGGAACTTTGAAATATAGATTCTAG
- a CDS encoding GNAT family N-acetyltransferase, whose translation MERYQLNEQACETLLEQSMCPVNLLSFPDQTRCVVTCEGTTLSVQGCENKKRTVWHLYKQSDQLTLEWADPYTAHPDVTELLAAIETALVYYPNQEKLYLSAPIKQCGELFNSGVVVKTESGRDVVHVGLFWQQARVWLSSSRSQPYPIYPVFSHGRRHPLRPPKPAGIVYRRYITWLGRTLSFRTVDLATDLARFSRWMNDPVVAEFWQETGDLVKHRSYLEGIQSDPHVINLIACLDDEPFGYFEIYWAKEDRIAPYYDVENFDRGWHVLIGEPHLRGKPFVTAWLPSISHYLFLDDDRTQRIVIEPRADNHKMMRNLAQCGYALLKEFDFPHKRAMLGMLLRERFFAEQLWVPRSTLPLHSVFLS comes from the coding sequence ATGGAACGGTATCAATTAAACGAGCAAGCTTGTGAGACGTTATTGGAGCAGTCGATGTGTCCGGTGAACTTGTTATCTTTCCCAGATCAAACACGTTGCGTCGTTACCTGTGAAGGTACCACATTGAGCGTGCAGGGTTGCGAAAATAAAAAAAGAACGGTCTGGCATTTATATAAGCAATCTGATCAATTAACGCTAGAGTGGGCTGATCCTTATACAGCACATCCGGATGTCACTGAATTGCTGGCGGCAATTGAAACAGCATTGGTCTACTACCCCAATCAGGAAAAGTTATATCTCTCTGCACCCATTAAGCAGTGTGGTGAGTTATTCAACTCGGGGGTAGTGGTTAAGACTGAAAGCGGCCGAGATGTTGTGCATGTGGGGCTATTCTGGCAGCAGGCTAGAGTATGGCTTTCTTCATCGCGATCCCAGCCATACCCAATTTATCCTGTTTTTAGTCATGGCCGCCGCCATCCGCTACGGCCCCCCAAGCCAGCTGGCATAGTTTATCGGCGTTATATCACGTGGCTGGGGCGCACTTTGTCATTTCGAACAGTCGATCTCGCGACCGATCTCGCACGTTTCAGTCGCTGGATGAATGATCCGGTTGTGGCAGAATTCTGGCAGGAAACGGGTGATCTCGTTAAACACCGTTCATACCTCGAGGGTATCCAGAGTGATCCACATGTGATCAATCTCATCGCTTGCCTTGATGATGAACCTTTTGGTTATTTTGAAATATATTGGGCCAAAGAAGATCGGATTGCTCCCTATTATGATGTAGAAAATTTTGATCGTGGCTGGCATGTGTTAATTGGAGAGCCCCATTTACGAGGCAAACCTTTCGTAACCGCTTGGCTGCCGTCTATTTCCCACTATTTATTTCTCGATGATGATAGAACTCAGCGCATTGTCATCGAACCCCGCGCTGACAATCACAAGATGATGCGGAATCTTGCTCAATGCGGTTACGCGCTTCTCAAGGAGTTCGATTTCCCCCATAAACGCGCCATGCTCGGGATGTTGTTACGAGAACGCTTTTTTGCTGAACAATTGTGGGTGCCACGCAGCACGTTACCACTCCATTCTGTTTTTTTATCCTGA